Within the Eleginops maclovinus isolate JMC-PN-2008 ecotype Puerto Natales chromosome 5, JC_Emac_rtc_rv5, whole genome shotgun sequence genome, the region TGCAGCCGGTTTCCATAGAATAGATGGACTATGAAAACTGTTGAGAGCATGTTCTTTGGTTCACTGAGGCATTGTTGTTGAGATTTGCAGCAGCATTTGCTGTGCTTTTAGCAGCACGTCCTAGAATACAGTCATCTCCATTGTATTAGGAAGTACAacaaatattcaacatttgCCTTCCACAATCAATTTAGTCTTTAAAGATGTTCCTACCATCATGAAAAACATGGGGATcatgtattttgaaatgtgttatttccaTGCCTGAAAAGATACTTGGAACAAAATCAAAACTGATCtcatgaatttatttttttcaccaATGGgttttagttctttatttattacgTTTAATTTTATCCCAGTGGGAAAACAACAAGTGCAACTTAAGTACACATATTAACTTCCCCATAAACctaaatattaattatattatccATTTGTGATGCCAGCTGTCTGTAATGACAATGCTATAAAGACTTTGAATTTGACTTTGACTCAAATGTATAGGaaccaggctttgagagcaACAGTTCCATTCCCTCtgttttatgtaaacaacaaatataCACTGATTTATCCTCAGTCTGTATTTAACTTGTCCATTTCGCTCTCTTTTAGTTCTGATTTTGTgtggaaggaggagagaggaactGCGTATTTGATTGGAGAAGGACGACGACCACGCTGTGAATTTTTGAGGTTCACGATCACAAGCCTCAACGTTCATCTTTAGTGACATCATCAAAGCACTTCACATCgagggagaagagaggataCTTTGTATTTCAAATTATCTCATTGACTCTCACCATCATCCGCCCCACTTTTTTTTCGCTCTGTGGATCCTGAAATTGAGTATTACTGcctcctttttttctattcATTAATTGGAGTCACATGCTCTCTATTCTCAGCCCTGTCTCTTATTGGACCTTTCCAGGGGTTGTTTTGGGAACTAGCCTCACCATGCTAGTGTGTTATCACATGGCAACACAGAGTGCCATACCAGTGGGGGTTGAAGGTGTTGTGACAAAACAAGTAGCCTTCTTTATAAAGGTGCTGATGTGGCGCTATAGTGGCCTGTATCCTCCTCCTTTCAGACTAGGCTTTCACACAGGGAGGAGGTGCGAAGTGggaataactttaaataaacattcaaacagAAAAATACCTGACTTTGTCTTAGTGTTTGTCTTTATTGTAGAGGGAAGCATCTGAATGTAGTGGTGTTCAGACCAGCCGGGACCACAGGACCGAAAACTACCAACATATTTGATAATCAATTTATCATTCAAGTAATTATCAAGATTTCCAACAATTGGTAAAATAATTATTCTAGAATGGCAGCATATCAACTATGGGGATCTCCTGAGTTCCTTCGTTTTATATCCCATTTACCTGAATATCATTGCCTTTTGAAGTGACAATAGAAGACCTTTACAGCTGTGAAAAAGTTGGATggcctttttttcagtttctcacAATTTATTCACCAAATATTTCATCTAATAAATAATCTACATATtaattgataaaataaatacagtttatgaGAAGCCATATATTATGTGGAGTTGGAAAACATTCAATACAAGCtatttttatacaaataaaaaaacgttttattgATAGAAGTCGAGCTAGCTGCAGGTATTTCTGTGGACTACACAACCAGTGGTAAAGGTACTAGGCATGTACATAATGCAATGCTCATTAACTTGCCCTTTTcaagctttttttctgtcattcacttgtctgtctgtcataTTATGAGTATAAACCCTTTTCTTTGGAACTAATCTTTCATAAACTGGTATGTCTTCTCAGAATCCTAAACTGAGCTGCCTCCAGAGGTCACTGCATCAgaggtttaaataaaacattgactgATCCCTTAAGCTCTAGCTGCAATGTACTTCAGAGGATCTAAATATGTCTATCTTTCACCGTAGATCAAAAATATTTGTAAGTCAAAGTCATACAATGCCTCACATCGAATGCATTTAGTCCTGAAAGATGTTATGCAGCAGAGATCACagggttgtttttattcttctggACAGCTGGCCTCTCATTATGGTGAAAGTGTTCGTCAATGCATTTATCAAGCCATCCCTGGCATGAGTGCCTTGAGTAATTTAACCTGCTATGGTAAGGTCAAAtaagtatagtttatgttgtGTATGAAAATAAACAGTTCTGAGATTTTGGTTCAGTTAAGGTCGGCTTGACAAATGACTTGATTTGCTTCACAGTTATCAAGACAAACCAGTCCTGCAGTTTGTTTTCCATGTGCCAACAGCTTTCAGGTTCATTACTCTTCCTCAGTGCTAATGTTTTGTTCCACTTTATGTGTTGACTTTACAGCTGCAGAGATCTCTCACCTCATTAACCTAATGGCTGAAGACATGATCTGACAGGTATGAACTAAGTGTAAAAGTAACGCCCTCAAATGTACCTTACCATCTGAACCATGACCCGAAAAGAAGATGTTGCaacaaagtagaagtactcagatcctatTATAAGGTACCTGTACTTTGGTATTTCCTTTCCTAATtcttatacttctactccaatacaattcagagataaatattgtactttttactccacgATATTAACTTACTTTGCATTAACAAGCATTTTGATACACCATTTTATTAGCCCCTTGTTTACcagcaacaacaaacacattaatgcacttttaaatatattattcgGAAATTAGTACTTTtagtactttactttatttttatgcttatacttttgtattttactcaagtaacactttgaatgcaggatAGGAGGATAGCATCCTGTTATTTACTCTAAGAAAATATGTTGTCTTATGTAGAATGTCACTTTAAGAGACAAACAAGTATAGTGAGGTAAATTGGACAATATTTCCCCTAGGAGGAACAAACTGTAAATCTGAGAAGGTTGTGGCACCATCTCAGATATTTTCCTCTCTGGGGGAAATTACATCTTTGACTTTTTTAGTAACAGGATCTGTGTGTTCTTTACTTTCAGTCGACTGCTTCTAAGCCGCCTCGTACTTCTGATGTGGAGACAGCAGCCAACCCATCATTTCCCCTTCAGTTCACAGATGTTATAAATACTGAGAGACAACTCTTCATTTAAACATGGGTTATTCCAGGCTTTTATGACTGACAAAATAAGCCAGGAAAATCAGAgagcatacacacatattttcagtgttttccaAGTCAGTAAAATAGCTCTGTAACCTAAATATCCCATTATGTTCCAATTTTGcttattagtttttttttgctttgatgcaattttattttcttcagatcTGATAAAGAGCAGTTGTGATTGAAACATCATATTCTAGGAGCCCTGCATTGGGCAAGCCATTTGCTCTTTTTCCATTGTCTGCTCTCCGTCTGCTTAGCACCCGTCATATTATAGTTGGTTGGGTGTGCACACTCCTTGTTCTAAGATGATAACAACCTATACCTGAAGTTCACAACAATTGCAGAGAAGCAGTGGTTGCAATGGAAATCCTTGATCTTTAGGCTCCCTCGAACGATGctcaataaatatgtatttttaaaaataaatttaaacAGGAAAATTAATCAAAGAAagccaaataaacaaaagcataaaataGAGATTTTTTcaaagatattaaatataaaaataaataatatataaaaaagcgACATTTGTGATAGACAGTATTAcagattaataaaaataatgaaaagaggAATATAATTAATAGAtatgcaaaacaaaagcatattaTATTGagccatataaataaatagtaagtCTTGATTTAGTATATAATAGGTTAATTCAGATTCAGTTTCTCATCATTTTGAATGTTATGTGATAGGAATGTCTCATAATTTGAGTTATCATGAATAGGCTATTACACAAAGCTGTTTTTTGAAATTGTTAGCTCTTTTATAAGGCCTCCCGAGGGTCCCATGCAGGACCTTACTTTGACTGCCATAGGCGTGGGCGGGTTTATGGTTTCATAGCCTAAATCCGGACAGCATGTGTGTTAAACTACAGTATGTGGAGATGGCTGGATGTTTCCTCAAATACCGCGAGATTTGGCTACAGTCTGTGGAGTGAGCAGACCGCCACAGACTTGTCTGTGGAGCCCACCCGGTCTCATCCACCGGGCAAACGGACAGAGAAGGGGACACCGAGCAGCGACAAAGGGTTGACCGACCATGGAGCTCTCCTGCCGGGTAAGAAAACAAGATTCAGGTCACTTAGTATTTTATCTATGATGGACAGATTAATGTTAAGACTCGTTTAATTGTCGCCGTCATGCTCCGGGTGTGAAGGGCATAAAGGGAACAGAACCGGGCTGTGCGTGCACCTTAAAGGCGGCATGATGAGGGTGTTTGTGTGGGGAGGAAGCGTAGGAGACTgttgaggaaaaacaaatgcagattaTATGTCCTCGGCTGCTGCATGTGGATTTACAGGAAAGTGTGCGTTTGCATGAGAGAGCGACAGTGTCTGCACCGACCGGTGAAAGGGCACATTGTAACATGTGTACTGTATAAATTAGTTTTTTCCGACCGAGTTCTGGGAGGAGGTGATGGTGGGTCCTGTGCGAAATAGAAAAAATATTAACTCAATTATAACAGTGTCTGCCTTCGTTTATAAATAGCACACAGAAAAAACGACCCAAAACAAAGTAGAAACCAGGTAGTGTAGTGCAAACTTGGTTTCCACAGACACTGGAGTCCACATACATCATtcattgatgtttatttttttatttttgcgtGTTTGTTCGCAAGTGTGTTTGAAAAAACAGCGCATGCCAGACCACGATAGAGTTTGTAAATGTTGATTTCTCTAAATAGGCCCCTCCAGTCAACGTGGAGTTTAAATTGAAAACTTAGTGGAAAAAAAAccgcaacaaaaaaaactataattttcTAAAAATACAAGGCTTTCCCTATCATCTCCCCCTGTCGGGATAGCTTTCTGGTTTATTAGGACCCTCCTTTTTTCCAGTGTTTTCCCTAACAGCAGATGTTTTTATGGGACAATAAGGGAAGTAAATCCTCTACAGGCACTGGACTGAAGCTACCTCCACCCCCACACGTTTGTTCACATCTCGGTGACAGCTGAGCTCCCTGGGCGGAGCGTGACGTTCCCACGGCCCCTGGGCAAATTCACACGGCTCAAACCAATTTTTTTTGACACATACTTGAAAAATATTCTCTTAAAGATTATACCCAAAGGCCATCATACTTTGATGTTATACTGTAGACTACgttctcctttttaaaaatggtttagataattacaaataattcaatctaatgtttaaacaaaaatgtttaccAATTAGAAAGAATAAACATCAGCCAAAGGGATTTTTTCACAACCTGGCAACGCAGAACTTGTTATTAATGGTGTCTGATTGATTACTAAAGCATTAGTAGTTTATGCCCTAGCCATTAATAAAACTAAAGGTTAAAATCtaagatcattttaatattagtTTTCTAATAATAGCAGATGGTCATACCAGACCAAATAAAGCTGTTGCAGCAAAACTGCTTGAATTAAgaaaagatgtgttttaattatagttcatttaacttttttatttgtaaaaagaaGATTGTGTTATTTCTTCTTTCAGAACAGCTCCATTGATATTCTTATCATATGTTTTGTGTGCCACTTCTTGATATATTTATCTCTGAAATTAAGTTGGAGTGTAGAGTTGCATACTACACATTTAGTATTCGTAAATGTACTTGTGTGTATTTCACCACGAGTATGtgttctgtgttgtgtttcattttgtaagAATAAAACAGTTGTCACatcagtttttgtatttttactttgtgGTTGTTTAATCATTTCACCTCATTGGGGCTGTAAAAGCAGAAGAGGGGTCTTATTTACATTTCCTGTCCCTTTTTTAGTTGCAGATGGCAAGCAGGAAGTACGTCCTTCCGCGATAGACCGCCACCATGGAACTGAGAtaacctcttcctcttttctgcaCCAATCACTGCAGCAGATTAAATATAACCATGGGAACGTGGCGTGGACTACGAGTGGCGTTTATCCTGGGGTCTTTGTTTATGATCCTGCTGATAATCGTGTACTGGGACGATGTCGGGGGTTTCAACATCTACCCCCTACAGGAGCCCAAACAGGTGTTACTACACCCCCGGACGACTGCTGGGCCCTCGCACTCTATGTCCAGACCCCAGAGCAGTTCTTCCCTCCCGGTCCCTACTACTGCTCGCAGCACTACATTGCTGTctgaggagacaggaggagcagctgaagATCGTACAGAGGACGAAgggaaggaaaaacaagaacagagacacaaggaAACAAGGGAGGATGAGAAGGAAAGGAGTCGTACTACTTTGGACAATAGggagcaggaagagaggaagcagagaatCGTGGACGTGTGTTCAGGGAAAGAAGCTGTTGAATTCCCCGGAAGGACTCGGCCGTTTGAGCAGATCCCAAACAGGGAACTTGATCACCTGATAGTGGATGACACTCACCAGATTATCTACTGCTATGTTCCGAAGGTACAGctgcatgtgaatgtgtgctTATTTGGGTGGTGGAACACATGTGGGCATGATTTGGCTCACTGTGAGTGGATgtaagtgtaaaataaataccaagAAGACAATAGCTTCTTGACACAGTGAATGTTTCCTCTAGTATTTTGCCACTGGTCAAAAGACACATTCAAACAAgggtattttttgtttttcctttttctttccgcCATCTTTATTCTGCGTTTAGGTGGCGTGCACCAACTGGAAGAGAGTGATGGTGGTCCTGTCTCAGTCTCTGATCTCGCCCTCCTCAGGAAAACCTTACACCGACCCGGAGGCTGTTCCTCCTGACCTCGTACACAACTCCTCCATCCACCTCACTTTTGCCaagtatgacacacacacacacacacacacacacacacacacacacacacacacacacacacacacacacacacacacacacacacacacacacacacacacacacacacacacacactgacaaagacaatttcataaaatgtctttttatgttacccgttaattatattttatgtgtATAGGGATTAGCAAGAGCCACAGGCAGGAACGTAGTAATATATCCAAATCCCTCTAATGCCACTTGCACAAaaaccaatatttttttaatccctCTGTAACCTAAatattttttctgcacattGCACAGCCATAATTCTGACTGGATAATGACAACATCTtcataatgtatttgtattgaaAACAATCACCtacaaaatatttatacagAAGTTAAGGAGTCAGCCTCCATCTTCAAAACCTGTCCTCAATGGTACCAATCATACCTACTTTGAAAACAAATCTCCTATTTGCAACAACAAATCAAACTAATATATGTCAATAATATCAAAAGTCACAATAATAATGTATTCCTTCAATAAGCTGCAGACTAGGTATTGCTCATGTGTTGCTTATCTTAGCTTTCATCAGCATTAAGCAAAAGATGAGGAGGGCTACTTTAGTTTGAGGTGATGGCCTTTAGTATAAAAGAAGCATCAAGTGTTTACCATACATTTAAACAGTTACTTTTTCTAAGTCACCACAGCAACTTGTTGAATATTATACTGCACGACCAGGCAATGAATATggataaatgatgtgttttaaagaTGTAGCCCTCACCAAATCCCAACACAAAGAAACCAAGCGTGCactatcattttttttaacaactcaGTTTAAATCTCTTCCACAAGTCAATATAGAAAACAGTGACTTTAGTGCCAAACAAACCTCACACCTCAATCGCACAATGACGAATAGGAAAACAAACCATTTAATCCGGGCGTCAAACCAAAACGTTTTTGTTAATTACGGTATGATTTCTCTCCGTGGTAGTTTTGTCTCAACTTCTTTTTtaaacctgtgtttttcttcgAGCACAGatatacaaaacacatattttaccCCTCAAGGACTCGTGTTATGGAGTCATAGGAATTGCAtaataaaacatctgtaaaataatggggaaaagtatgaaaaaaaagaaaaaacaaagcactgtAAATGGAATAATCCATGCAGCAGGTGGTAAGTGAGTTGTTTTACTTACCTCAATACTGAACGTTAggacacatttgaggtactgtTTTATTATGGCACTCTTTGGCTTGGCAAGTCATTAAGTGacatcattcaaatgttttcgaTATTGCATAAAACCAAGGCATTAAAATCCCAACTCAAGAAGGGTGCCACTGAAGATCTACTCTTATGTTCTGtgctgttttgcattttttccaGGTTTTGGAGGCATTATGGTTCTTTGTCCCGCCACCTGATGGCACTCAAGCTCCAGCATTACACCAAGTTTCTGTTCGTGCGTGACCCTTTTGTTCGTCTTATCTCGGCTTTCAGGAACAAGTTTGGAAGGTGAGTGTCTAATACTGAATGGTTAGACAGAGTGGGTGTGTAACTGTgtaagtgtttgtgttgtggGTTAGGCTGAGGAATGGGCTTCACTAACAGCAGTCATATCCTTGTTGAATTGTgataagtgtgtgtatttgtgtgtgtgtgtgtgtgtgttttcaggccTAACGAGGACTTCTACAAGCAGTTCGGTTCTGTCATGCTGCATCGTTATGCTAATGTATCGGGCATTTTGCCAGAGACAGCGGCAGAGGCGTTTGCAGAAGGAATCAAACCAACGTTTCAGCAGTTTATCACATACCTGCTGGATccagagacagagaaggagagtaTCTTCAACGAACACTGGCGGCAGGTATTTATCTCACAGAGCAGTGTAAAGCAACACTTAATTCAGCTTGGCATTATTCATGAGgttatgtacatttcccctttgGATGATCATATTTATGCTGTCTGGGATTTCTTTCAGCATACACATTTAAGTCTACTTTATCTTCTTGCTAAGATATGCCTCAGCTCGACTCTACGTTAATTTTATGAtttacacacataaaaacattacattaaaatcTCCCAAACTGAATATGGTAGAACATTGTAATGGCTTTTAGAGAAAACCCTCCCAAAAGACATACAAACGTTGATGTATAAACATTCAAAAAAATCATCAATAGGTTTTTAAAATTGGTGAtaagaaatatcaaatataaattaaGTGTAGTAGTATAGTTCATACGAAAGAATTGCAGAAAAGCAGGAGAAATTGCCATACTTGCATTAAAAACAGTGATCTTTTGTTCCATCATCGTTCAGAAAGCTGagcattttaaagtaaatacagaaCAACGGTAGAGTTGTGCgatttgtttttcatgtatgtgccaacacacaaacacaaaagcaaaacCCAATGGCCTTAAGCagatattttgtataaaaatcTAGCCAAAAGGGCagcaatttaaatatatttacaaaacatttcatacaAACAAAACTGAGTAAAAACAGATGACACACATCTACAGAAGAGGTCAAAAGAATAACACAAGACAGAACCTTACCACTAAGCAATGTAGCAAAAACACTTTGTGACAAAACCTCTgccaacatttgtttaaaactgGCCATAGAGATGTGGAAGTCGAGTTTAAGTCTACCCTACAGGTAATTCCAAGAACACTTTAAGCCTCGCCAGTGGTATTGGTACTAACAAAGTCACTAACAGACCCTCAAATGAGTGCAGTTTTCAAATCGTATGCTTGcttgttgtgtgttttaggtATACCGTCTGTGCCATCCATGCCAGGTCAAGTATGACTTCATTGGACGACTAGAATCCTTAGAAACGGACGCGGCGTACCTGCTGAAGCTTCTGGAGGTGGATCATCTACTACACTTCCCTTCAGGGGCTCGAAACCGAACTGCAGCCAGCTGGGAAAGAGACTGGTTTGCACAGATTCCCATCGCAATCAGGAGAGAACTGTACAAGCTATATGAACCTGACTTTGCAATGTTTGGCTATCCGAAACCTGACAGCGCGCTCCACCAGTAGAAAGCACCTAGAATCAACCACCTACGCACAGCCAGCAAATGCCTTTAAAAATCAGTCTatgatgctgttttttgtttttttcataccTCAAATGACAGAAGTGCCTGccagtattattttattttgttttcatttatatcTGAAGCACACCTGCTTACTAGCTGCGTTATCACAGTCTGGTTTCTCCATGTAAAGGCACTTTGAATAGTAGTTTGTGAATAGTATTTTGGAGTGTCATATGGAAAAGACTGTTGGCTTGCATCTCTCTGAAGGGAAATATGTTGCAGAGAAATAAAGTTTTTTGTAACAGTTTGacaatcttttttttagatttacTGTGTATGTGGAAGTGTTATTCAGATGATCAACTTCAAGGGGTAGTTTGGGTGTTGTGAAGttgggttgtatgaggtacttatcCATAATTATATTACCAACATCAGATGGATGATAGCGCAAACTAAGCGATGGAGTAAAATACGTTCTTGGGGCTTCTGGACCCATCAGAATAGAATGTCTGACGGCAAGGTAAATAACGTAAAGATATTGTTTTAGGTggctaaaatacatttgctgATGCCCCTGTCCACAGCATTTAGTTGATTTGATTCGTTGCCATCCCTCCTGTTGGCTTCTCCAAACTTGGAAGATGCCGCATTTCACCTACAGTAGATAATACACTGCCTATGGATAATACGTTCTACAACTCCACTTCAAAACGTCCAAACTATCCCTTTTACTGAGGTACATACAGCAAATTACAATGTTAAAGTAAATCTATTGCTGGAAAAAAGTCCTCTACTAAagtttttattaaaagttataCA harbors:
- the LOC134864596 gene encoding carbohydrate sulfotransferase 12-like, which translates into the protein MGTWRGLRVAFILGSLFMILLIIVYWDDVGGFNIYPLQEPKQVLLHPRTTAGPSHSMSRPQSSSSLPVPTTARSTTLLSEETGGAAEDRTEDEGKEKQEQRHKETREDEKERSRTTLDNREQEERKQRIVDVCSGKEAVEFPGRTRPFEQIPNRELDHLIVDDTHQIIYCYVPKVACTNWKRVMVVLSQSLISPSSGKPYTDPEAVPPDLVHNSSIHLTFAKFWRHYGSLSRHLMALKLQHYTKFLFVRDPFVRLISAFRNKFGRPNEDFYKQFGSVMLHRYANVSGILPETAAEAFAEGIKPTFQQFITYLLDPETEKESIFNEHWRQVYRLCHPCQVKYDFIGRLESLETDAAYLLKLLEVDHLLHFPSGARNRTAASWERDWFAQIPIAIRRELYKLYEPDFAMFGYPKPDSALHQ